The Papaver somniferum cultivar HN1 chromosome 6, ASM357369v1, whole genome shotgun sequence genome segment TTGGTCTTCAGTGCTTTTGCAAGGATTGGTTTcttcttatttccttcttcttctacttcaaaCAACTTGTATAGAAAACTCCCCATTTCAGCCAATGGAATGAGGCCTCCTTTGAATGTAACTTCGTTCTCCCTTGGCCTAGTTGCATACATGCAACTCAACCATTgacttatttatttttaatagttAAACAACTTAATGATATGGAAGCATAAAATACAAATCAATATTGTTACCTTTGAGTTTCTTTTCCGGCTTCGCATCTTCGTTTACTTTTTCTTCCTCTGTTTCTTCTCCCTCCTCCTCTGATTTGTTCTCTTCTTCGTATGAAttttgttcttcctcttcttatgATTCTTCAATtaccatcttcttctttcttttaccTGATGGTTCCTcttcatttttattcttcttcttcttcacattttctTTCTGTTCATCATCTAATTTCTTTTTGTTCtccttctttctttttgttgcttTAACTATTTCAATCTCTTGTGATTCGTCTTCTTATGAATCTTCTTGTCCCTCTTCTgttctttttgtttctttgacTTGTTCATTCTGTTGTTGTTTTTCTACTTTGTACTTCTTTTAATCtgttgttgtttttcttccaATAACTTCTTCAGTTTGTTTCCTATATCTTTTGGAATCTGTTTCGGTTGATCCTCTTCTTGATTCTTTTGGATTAACCGCGGTGATCTCCTCATTTGATTGTTATATTTCAAATAGAAGTAATATAGTCAGCATTCTTATTCATTCAATaacataacaacaacaacaacagttgaaCAGTTAGTAAaatgggatcaactcctattgttgatccTATCTAATGTgatcaactcatgttgttgacAACTACTGGTATATTTGTACTTGGTTTTTAATtgttatgggatcaactactattgttgatcCCATCAATGAAATAAACCCATATTGTTGATCCCATTAATTAGATCAAATTCTGTTGTTGAaaagaagggaaaaaaagaaGGGAATGGCATGTTCACCaacaaaaatgataaaaaaaactaCTTCTAAGTAATGAGATCACTTACAATAACATTTATTTgctgtcaactttggttgttgacacaattttatgggatcaactcttaTTGTTGACCCCATATATGGTCTACCATTAGCATCACCAACAACAACTGAAACATCAACTTTTTTATTCTTATTTCATTGAACTTTTTTATTCTTATTTCAACAGATAACTGTAACATTATTCATCAAATATTTGTAGAATCAACATGCTATTATTTTAGATTACAACTCACAAAACACAGAGAATAAActattttatgggatcaactcttaTTATTGACCCCCTATTAACATCAACATCAACTGAAACTTGATTTTTTTGCATACCTTTTTGACATAAACATGCAAATACTGaagaacacacacacacacagagAACAATATATGgtgtgaaaatcaaaatcaactgAAGAAATCATTCCTTACCTCTTTTATCTGAAACTGCAACTGATGAAAATGAAAATCAACTCCAACGTCTGAAACAGCCTAAACTAACTTAAAACCAAAATCAATCAATTCGATATGAAACTAATTAGATACCAAATCAAATCAAACATATTAGTATTAGGAATTGATGATAAATCATACAtgcaataattttttttcttcaaatggaatCTGATTTCAAAATCGAAATCGTAAAACTGTAATTAGTCAAAATCAACACCAAAATAGTCACAAAGTACAATACATCTATGGGGATTTTAGTGTTTTTACCTGTGTAATCTTTATGTTGTTCTTGAAACTCAGTAAACTCACTAATACCTAATTTTAGATCATTTTTGcactgttttttattttcttcaaagtACAGATGATTCAAATGATGCGGTTATgatgatatatatatatcgacggttttgtttctgtttttgatCGACGTTTTTTCTTTCAGTTTCGTTTTCAAAATATGTTGCTGCAGTTACGGCAACTGGATGAACGAGAAGAAGGAGGAGAGATACAAATCTTGAATGATTTGGAAACGACTACTGCACTAAATAACTTTGTAACGTTATAATCCTGAAATATATTGATGGGTACATTTGTAATCTGACATTTCGGATATTTTAGTGGAGGGTATTTTTGTTGGGCCTCTATTATAGAGGTATTTAATTAATGTACCCTTAAAGATACCCTTTTCCTTGATACAAATCCTAATCCCAAAGCTCCGGATCCTCCTGTACCCAAGTTCTTTGTCTCTTCCTGTACCATTCAATAACAAATTGACACGTGTAATTTGACAGCTAAGAAATTAACGTCGTTGATTCCCGTAAGGGAAACCCGTTAAAAGTCGTGATGTGACGAGGTCTTCCTCGTGACAGCCTTTGTAAGGGTAAAACTTTTAACCCTTGGATGTTACATGATAGATAGGCACACATCCCAAGGTAAGATTTAagaaataaaattacataaaaatattttctagcGTTTTGATTTATATGTCTTATTTTTTACATCCtgaattaaatttttattttcatcttagTCCTTCTATAATAGCAAATAAGAAATTGATGGTGAAAATGTTCTTTTTTTTCCcggtcaaataaaattaaaaaagcgAAAAACTGTACAAGGACTAGGACTTCCTAATGACTAGCCGCTAGGCCACTCACTGGAAAACCAATTTGAAACGATAATAAACCCTTCCAAGTCATTCTACAGATGGAATAAAATCTGGCCCACCCtcaaaaaactcaaaaatatcctcaaccagcaaacatgcttgcttggccgaggcatcagctgaaaaattaaccTCCCTATAGCTATGAATATAATGAACATTGGTGTAGAAAGACTTCGCAATTTTCCACGGCAGCGCGTCCTCttgaaaagcttgaatgcaaCTCTTCGAATCAGCACAAATGCAAATACTCCGCAGATTCCATCTCTTAGCCATAATCGCACCATAAATAATCGCACATACTTCCGCGTAGAAATTTGTTTGCCAACCAAGACCAACACAGAGAACACCAAGCACCTCCGAACTTGCATCATGGAAAACAACACCTGAACCAGCTTGGCCTGGGTTTCCGaaagaagcaccatcacaacagatcatgatttcatcttgattaggAGGAGtccaactaatctcaattggagtAGACGTTTTGCATCATCTATGCCGCACTTTGAAATAATTCAGAATGCGTAACTCCTCTAAAGTATTATGCATGTGGCCTTTCATTATAATTGAATTATCACGAATAACCTGATAAACTCTCCCTTTAAAGCCCAGCCATTGAACAACCATATTATCAAAATAAGACTTATTACATAACTTCCATAACTCCGTGacaattgcaagatttgcaaccaACCACAGGTCCTTTATCATTCTACTTCTACCCTTAGCAGCCTTATACGAGTCCACCAGGTCTTCATTTGGATCCAACTTGAAAATTCCAGCCACCCAAGCCCAAATCCTCCTAGCAACTCTGTAATGCCAAGTGATGTGGCTAAGAGTTTCGCAACTTTTCCTGCATAAGCGGCACATAGTAGGCATGCTCCTACCTGTCTTCTTAATAATATTGTCTTCACTAGCACAACATTGCTTGGCCCAAATCTTCCAGTATTGCACACTCAAGGTAGGGTGCACAACCTGTCTAGTAAACAGATTTGCACAAGGCACAACTTCTGCCGGCATCTTAAGAGCGGCCTTAGCCGACTTAACTGAAAAAACTCCTTTGCTATCTAAATCCCAAATTTTATAATCCTCACCACCAGCAA includes the following:
- the LOC113290893 gene encoding uncharacterized protein LOC113290893 — its product is MSTVMDFNMIRLAALTLKAKVSDIIFDGAWVIREKTRDLMIRCNVDVENLPVIAGGEDYKIWDLDSKGVFSVKSAKAALKMPAEVVPCANLFTRQVVHPTLSVQYWKIWAKQCCASEDNIIKKTGRSMPTMCRLCRKSCETLSHITWHYRVARRIWAWVAGIFKLDPNEDLVDSYKAAKGRSRMIKDLWLVANLAIVTELWKLCNKSYFDNMVVQWLGFKGRVYQVIRDNSIIMKGHMHNTLEELRILNYFKVRHR